From Streptomonospora salina, the proteins below share one genomic window:
- a CDS encoding F0F1 ATP synthase subunit epsilon codes for MSKKLFVEIVSPEQELWAGEGDMVIAKTVDGEVGVQPGHQPILALLAPGSVVRVQGARETGEVRAAVHGGFMVVTLGDRVSIMAETAELAEDVDVERAKAALRGAEPEGSLVEDEDAQARAARARSRLQAAGASA; via the coding sequence GTGTCGAAGAAGCTTTTCGTCGAGATCGTCTCGCCGGAGCAGGAGCTGTGGGCCGGCGAAGGCGATATGGTCATCGCTAAGACCGTCGACGGTGAGGTCGGTGTGCAGCCGGGGCACCAGCCGATCCTGGCGCTGCTGGCGCCGGGGTCCGTGGTCCGGGTGCAGGGCGCCCGCGAGACCGGTGAGGTGCGGGCGGCGGTCCACGGCGGGTTCATGGTGGTGACCCTGGGCGACCGGGTGTCCATCATGGCCGAAACCGCCGAACTGGCCGAGGACGTGGACGTCGAGCGCGCGAAGGCCGCGCTGCGCGGCGCCGAGCCCGAAGGCAGCCTGGTGGAGGACGAGGACGCCCAAGCCCGGGCGGCGCGGGCGCGCAGCCGCCTGCAGGCCGCCGGAGCGAGCGCATGA
- a CDS encoding MTH1187 family thiamine-binding protein: MIVAFSVSPMGSGDDSVAPAVARAVRVVRESGLPNSTDAMFTSVEGEWDDVMDVVKRAVDAAGEGASRVSLTLKADIREGVDDGLTGKVEAVERELGGA, encoded by the coding sequence ATGATCGTTGCATTCTCCGTGAGTCCGATGGGATCCGGCGACGACTCCGTCGCCCCGGCGGTGGCCCGCGCGGTACGCGTGGTGCGCGAAAGCGGGCTGCCCAACAGCACAGACGCGATGTTCACCAGCGTCGAAGGCGAGTGGGACGACGTGATGGACGTCGTCAAGCGCGCCGTCGACGCCGCGGGGGAGGGGGCGTCACGGGTCAGCCTCACTCTCAAAGCCGACATCCGCGAAGGCGTCGACGACGGCCTCACCGGAAAGGTCGAGGCGGTCGAGCGCGAGCTCGGCGGGGCCTGA
- a CDS encoding DUF2550 domain-containing protein, with protein MEELIFGQPWFRAAEWLFIALLIVTVAALLAVTGRRYFLERSGGAVECYLRSGGGTRHVPWRMGLARYGSEELRWYRVFSLWPRPAAELSRRGLVVLGRRRPTPGDLRELTLDLVVIEVGWVGADGSDPTEPVYELAMSDGALTGFLSWLESMPPGTHWQS; from the coding sequence GTGGAGGAGCTGATATTCGGCCAGCCGTGGTTCAGAGCGGCGGAATGGCTGTTCATCGCGCTCCTCATCGTGACCGTTGCAGCGCTGCTCGCCGTCACGGGCCGCCGCTACTTCCTGGAGCGCAGCGGGGGCGCCGTCGAGTGCTACCTGCGGTCCGGGGGCGGAACCCGGCATGTTCCCTGGCGTATGGGGCTCGCCCGCTACGGGAGCGAGGAACTGCGCTGGTACCGAGTCTTCTCACTGTGGCCGCGGCCGGCAGCCGAGCTGTCGCGCCGCGGCCTCGTCGTTCTGGGACGGCGCCGGCCCACGCCCGGAGATCTGCGTGAATTGACGCTGGACCTGGTGGTCATCGAGGTCGGGTGGGTCGGCGCCGACGGTTCCGACCCCACCGAGCCGGTCTACGAGCTGGCGATGAGCGACGGCGCGCTGACCGGGTTCCTCTCGTGGCTGGAGTCGATGCCGCCGGGGACGCACTGGCAGTCGTGA
- a CDS encoding F0F1 ATP synthase subunit gamma: MGAQLRVYRRRIRSTKSMAKITRAMELIATTRITKAQRVMQAAEPYAREITRSVSAVAQRVSDHPLLEESENPTRAAVLVITSDKGLAGAFTANAIKESERLHTLLQNQGKEVLQYVVGRKGVTFNEFRKRPMERTWEDITERPTYQDAKEIADVLMERFTRDTETEGGVDEIHIVTTKFVSMLTQHAASHRVLPLEVEEVEPKVLEAEQGAQPLYDFEPSAEEALNQLLPQYVANRIYFALLESAASQQASRRNAMKAATDNAEELVQTLTRQANQARQAEITNEISEIVGGADALAGASAGSE; encoded by the coding sequence ATGGGAGCACAGCTTCGCGTCTACCGCCGGCGGATCCGATCGACGAAGTCGATGGCGAAGATCACCCGCGCCATGGAGCTCATCGCCACCACCCGCATCACCAAGGCACAGCGGGTGATGCAGGCGGCCGAGCCCTACGCGCGGGAGATCACCCGCTCGGTCTCCGCCGTGGCCCAGCGGGTCTCGGACCACCCGCTGCTGGAGGAGTCGGAGAACCCGACACGGGCCGCCGTCCTGGTCATCACCAGCGACAAAGGGCTCGCCGGCGCCTTCACCGCCAACGCGATCAAGGAGTCCGAGCGGCTGCACACCCTGCTGCAGAACCAGGGCAAAGAGGTCCTGCAGTACGTGGTGGGCCGCAAAGGCGTCACCTTCAACGAGTTCCGGAAGCGTCCCATGGAGCGGACCTGGGAGGACATCACCGAGCGTCCGACGTATCAGGACGCCAAGGAGATCGCCGACGTGCTCATGGAGCGCTTCACCCGGGACACCGAAACCGAGGGCGGAGTGGACGAGATCCACATCGTCACCACCAAGTTCGTCTCGATGCTCACCCAGCACGCGGCCTCCCATCGTGTCCTGCCGCTGGAGGTGGAGGAGGTCGAGCCGAAGGTGCTGGAGGCCGAGCAGGGCGCCCAGCCGCTGTACGACTTCGAGCCCTCCGCCGAGGAGGCGCTGAACCAGCTGCTGCCCCAGTACGTGGCGAACCGGATCTATTTCGCGCTCCTGGAGTCGGCCGCCTCGCAGCAGGCCTCGCGCCGCAACGCGATGAAGGCGGCCACCGACAACGCCGAGGAGCTTGTCCAGACCCTGACCCGCCAGGCCAACCAAGCCCGCCAGGCGGAGATCACCAACGAGATCAGTGAGATCGTCGGCGGTGCCGACGCGCTCGCTGGTGCCAGCGCGGGAAGTGAGTAA
- the atpD gene encoding F0F1 ATP synthase subunit beta, with the protein MTATAEGTAAPGTATGRIARVTGPVVDVEFPVGALPPLNHALETDVVLGGESRTVTMEVAQHLGDNLVRTISLKPQDGLVRGAEVRDTGSPISVPVGDDVKGHVFNVLGQPLDVPESDFEGKERWPIHRQAPQFDQLESKTEMLVTGVKVLDLLTPYVRGGKIGLFGGAGVGKTVLIQEMITRIARNFGGVSVFAGVGERTREGTDLFLEMGEMGVLPDTALVFGQMDEPPGTRLRVALSGLTMAEYFRDVQNQDVLLFIDNIFRFTQAGQEVSTLLGRMPSAVGYQPNLADEMGQLQERITSTRGNSITSMQAIYVPADDYTDPAPATTFAHLDATTELSRPISQKGIYPAVDPLASTSRILDPQYVGQEHYDVAQRVIGILQRNNDLQDQIAILGIDELSEEDKIIVERARRLERFLSQNMFVAEKFTGNEGVFVPLEETIASFKAVCDGEYDHLPEQAFLDVGNIEMAVEKAKTLQG; encoded by the coding sequence TTGACTGCGACTGCTGAAGGGACGGCCGCGCCTGGCACGGCCACCGGGCGGATCGCCCGGGTCACCGGCCCGGTCGTCGACGTGGAGTTCCCGGTCGGCGCCCTGCCTCCCCTGAACCACGCCCTGGAGACCGACGTCGTCCTGGGCGGCGAGTCCAGGACGGTGACCATGGAGGTCGCCCAGCACCTGGGTGACAACCTGGTGCGCACGATCAGCCTGAAGCCCCAGGACGGCCTGGTCCGGGGGGCCGAGGTCCGCGACACCGGCAGCCCCATCAGCGTGCCGGTGGGCGACGACGTCAAGGGCCACGTGTTCAACGTCCTGGGCCAGCCCCTGGACGTGCCCGAGTCCGACTTCGAAGGCAAGGAGCGCTGGCCGATCCACCGCCAGGCTCCGCAGTTCGACCAGCTCGAGTCCAAGACCGAGATGCTGGTGACCGGTGTCAAGGTCCTCGACCTGCTGACCCCCTACGTGCGGGGCGGCAAGATCGGCCTGTTCGGCGGCGCCGGTGTCGGCAAGACCGTGCTCATCCAGGAGATGATCACCCGTATCGCCCGCAACTTCGGCGGTGTGTCGGTGTTCGCCGGCGTCGGCGAGCGCACCCGTGAGGGCACCGACCTCTTCCTGGAGATGGGCGAGATGGGCGTCCTGCCCGACACGGCCCTCGTGTTCGGCCAGATGGACGAGCCGCCCGGCACGCGTCTGCGCGTGGCGCTGTCCGGTCTGACCATGGCGGAGTACTTCCGCGATGTGCAGAACCAGGACGTGCTGCTGTTCATCGACAACATCTTCCGCTTCACCCAGGCCGGCCAGGAGGTCTCCACCCTGCTGGGCCGTATGCCCTCGGCAGTGGGCTACCAGCCCAACCTGGCCGACGAGATGGGCCAGCTCCAGGAGCGGATCACCTCGACGCGGGGCAATTCGATCACCTCCATGCAGGCGATCTACGTCCCCGCGGACGACTACACCGACCCGGCGCCGGCGACCACGTTCGCCCACCTGGACGCCACCACCGAGCTCTCGCGGCCGATTTCGCAGAAGGGCATCTACCCGGCGGTGGACCCGCTGGCGTCGACCTCGCGCATCCTCGACCCGCAGTACGTGGGCCAGGAGCACTACGACGTCGCGCAGCGGGTCATCGGGATTCTGCAGCGCAACAACGACCTGCAGGACCAGATCGCGATTCTGGGTATCGACGAGCTGTCCGAAGAGGACAAGATCATCGTCGAGCGGGCGCGCCGCCTGGAGCGGTTCCTGTCCCAGAACATGTTCGTCGCGGAGAAGTTCACCGGCAACGAGGGCGTGTTCGTCCCGCTGGAGGAGACCATCGCCTCGTTCAAGGCGGTCTGCGACGGCGAGTACGACCACCTGCCCGAGCAGGCGTTCCTCGACGTCGGCAACATCGAGATGGCCGTCGAGAAGGCCAAGACGCTGCAGGGCTAG
- a CDS encoding cob(I)yrinic acid a,c-diamide adenosyltransferase: MTKPDSDTPVVLSKIYTRVGDDGTTALGDMSRTAKTDTRLIAYADVEEANAAIGTALAMGGDAVSDDVRAVLTRIQNELFDLGADLSCPVAPADEEEQAEYPPLRVEKAYVDRLEQECDRYNADLPTLRSFLLPGGSPAVALMHQARVVARRAERGAWAALEEYGDGVNPLTARYLNRLSDLLFILCRVLGQDGSEVLWKPGGHR; the protein is encoded by the coding sequence ATGACCAAACCGGACTCGGACACCCCAGTCGTGCTGTCGAAGATCTACACGCGCGTCGGCGACGACGGAACCACCGCCCTGGGCGACATGAGCCGCACCGCCAAGACCGATACGCGCCTGATCGCCTACGCCGACGTCGAAGAGGCCAACGCCGCCATCGGGACCGCGCTCGCGATGGGCGGCGACGCCGTCTCCGACGACGTGCGCGCCGTACTCACCCGGATCCAGAACGAGCTGTTCGACCTGGGCGCCGACCTGTCCTGCCCGGTCGCACCGGCCGACGAGGAGGAGCAGGCCGAGTACCCGCCGCTGCGTGTCGAAAAGGCCTACGTCGACCGCCTTGAGCAGGAATGCGACCGCTACAACGCCGACCTGCCGACGCTGCGGAGCTTCCTGCTGCCGGGCGGATCACCCGCCGTCGCACTGATGCACCAGGCGCGCGTGGTCGCGCGCCGCGCGGAACGCGGCGCCTGGGCGGCGCTGGAGGAGTACGGCGACGGCGTGAACCCGCTGACGGCGCGCTACCTCAACCGGCTCTCCGATCTGCTGTTCATCCTGTGCCGAGTGCTGGGCCAGGACGGCTCGGAGGTGCTGTGGAAGCCGGGAGGCCACCGCTGA